Genomic window (Flavobacterium oreochromis):
TGATTTAGGTGCATATCGTATACATATTTTCCACCTATAATACTTCCTAATATTGTTATAAATAGTGCTATTTTCTTTTTCATTATTGCGCTAATTTTTTGTCTATAATTCTATCAAAGTAATCTTTAATTAAAGCTTTACAAATTTCAGCCGTTTCTAACATTTCTTGATTAGGCTTAGTAGTAATTCTTTTTTCAAGAGCTTTATCATTTTTATCATAAAAATTTATGTTTTGATTTCCATCAAAAGTACAAATATAATTTCCTCTTTGTAATTGATAGCTATTACCATTAAAATTTATTGTGAAAGGAACAATGTTTGTTTTGCTAACTAAAGATCTTCCCCAACTTCTAAAAGGTTTTGAATACCCAATCATATCTAATATAGTAGGGTAAATATCTATTTGTTGTGCAAAATCAGTATTTTCACCTTTTAGACTGCTATCAGGTTTGTAAATAAGGATAGGAACAGCTTGTCTATTTACAATTTTATCATATTCAGGATAAGCAGTTAGATTTGTATGGTCTGCGGTTATGATAAATATAGTATTTTTAAACCAAGGTTGCTTTTTTGCTTCTTCAAAGAAGCGTTTAAAGGCATAGTCAGTATATCCAACGCATTGATGAATAGGGATTGTTCCTTTAGGAAATTTGCCTTCATATTTTTTAGGAATAATATAAGGTTCGTGTGAGGAAACAGTAAATATGGTGCTGAAAAAAGGTGTTTTCTTTTGATCTAATGTTTTTTTCATAAACTGCATAAAAGGCTCATCCCAAATTCCCCATACTCCATCATGTTGAGTGTCATCATTAAATTCAGTTTTTCCATAGTAATGATCAAAACCTAAAATATTTCCAAATCCCATAAATCCCATAGAGCCATTAGGGGCTCCATGAAAGAAAGAAGTGTCATAGCCTAATTCCTTTAGACAAGAAACTAATGATTGTATTTTTTGATTAGGGTATGGAGAAGAAGTAAAGGCATCTCTGAAAGAAGGAATACCAGCAATTACGGATGACATTCCGTGAATAGATTTACTTCCATTAGCATAGGCATTAGTAAAGATTAAACTGTTTTTTGCTAATTCATCTAAAAAAGGAGTGTATGTTTTAAATCCTGGGATAGTAGTATTTTTATTCATACATCCCCAATATTCACGACCAAAACTTTCGGTTATAAATAAAACAATATTAGGTTTACTAGAATTGTAATTATGATATTGTTTTATAGGTTGTATTTTATTTTTTAAAATAGTATTACTAACTGTGTAATTAACTTTTTGGAAAGTAGTAGTCCGAAAGGTACGGATTAATGCAAATGGTGTGTTTAAGATGATATCTGCATGCTGTGGTTTGGTAGCATATTGATTAGCATCTATAAGATTAATAGGACGCGTACTTTTTTTGAAATCACCTCGAATACCACCTATTGATAAAATAAGAATAAGAATAAGTGCAACTTTTGAAGTTAAAAAGTATTTCCAGTTATGTTGGATATTTTTTTCTTGAACTTTAACTAGTTTGTATAATTTAATCCAAATAAGAGCAATAATAAAGAATAATAGATACACATACCAATAGCTTACAATGAATCTGAAAAACATATTACCTTTATTAGATTCGTGTTTAGCAATGTCTAAAATAGCAATAGTTGTTCTTGAATAGATGTACTTATAATAGATGAAGTCAACAAAGTTAGTGGCATATGCAATAAAATTAGTTGTAAAATATACGTAAAATAATAATTTTTGATAGCCTTTACGTGTATTAATCCAAAGAGGTAAAACGGATAGTAGGATAAATAGTGAGTTAACATAAATTATGGCTGTCGTATCAAAAGTTAATCCGTGGAATGCTAATTTTAAGAATTGACTTAAGGAATCTATTTTTAAAAATTTTAGATTAAAAAGTGTAAAAAGAATTCGAACTAAGGAGTAAAAAGCATATACAAGTAATATTC
Coding sequences:
- a CDS encoding LTA synthase family protein, translating into MIKHIRTQEYKALAYRILLVYAFYSLVRILFTLFNLKFLKIDSLSQFLKLAFHGLTFDTTAIIYVNSLFILLSVLPLWINTRKGYQKLLFYVYFTTNFIAYATNFVDFIYYKYIYSRTTIAILDIAKHESNKGNMFFRFIVSYWYVYLLFFIIALIWIKLYKLVKVQEKNIQHNWKYFLTSKVALILILILSIGGIRGDFKKSTRPINLIDANQYATKPQHADIILNTPFALIRTFRTTTFQKVNYTVSNTILKNKIQPIKQYHNYNSSKPNIVLFITESFGREYWGCMNKNTTIPGFKTYTPFLDELAKNSLIFTNAYANGSKSIHGMSSVIAGIPSFRDAFTSSPYPNQKIQSLVSCLKELGYDTSFFHGAPNGSMGFMGFGNILGFDHYYGKTEFNDDTQHDGVWGIWDEPFMQFMKKTLDQKKTPFFSTIFTVSSHEPYIIPKKYEGKFPKGTIPIHQCVGYTDYAFKRFFEEAKKQPWFKNTIFIITADHTNLTAYPEYDKIVNRQAVPILIYKPDSSLKGENTDFAQQIDIYPTILDMIGYSKPFRSWGRSLVSKTNIVPFTINFNGNSYQLQRGNYICTFDGNQNINFYDKNDKALEKRITTKPNQEMLETAEICKALIKDYFDRIIDKKLAQ